One Ahaetulla prasina isolate Xishuangbanna chromosome 10, ASM2864084v1, whole genome shotgun sequence genomic region harbors:
- the COL8A2 gene encoding collagen alpha-2(VIII) chain isoform X1 has translation MFHEVALWLLVGIRIAAIAGGGPGGGYAQMKYMQPVVKGPLGPPFREGKGQYVDMPPLLPMDLKGEPGPPGKPGPRGPPGPPGYPGKPGTGKPGLHGQPGPAGPPGFSGIGKPGLPGLPGKAGMKGMPGPSGEIGPRGDQGLRGWPGPPGLPGPAGLSVNGKPGPNGSPGLPGFRGEPGPKGEPGLRGEPGAKGENGVGKPGLTGPRGNGGLPGPAGPPGLPGLGKPGLDGLPGAPGSKGDLGLPGEPGLSGQPGPMGPRGPPGLDGTGLPGIAGMPGLPGHLGPKGEPGLRGLPGLPGATGYGKPGLPGLKGDRGQPGVPGVIGDKGEPGMDGEPGEMGPPGLVGGPGPQGVMGLPGKHGLPGVKGEVGPSGPMGPPGLRGDQGPNGFAGKPGIPGERGLPGATGMPGPMGPKGESGFMGLPGAPGSTGPHGIKGDAGIPGQPGLRGPSGIPGLQGPSGPMGPQGLTGLKGEPGPPGAPGISRVGEPGMIGPAGPPGVPGNPGIIGLPGPPGPPGAPGISPEFQGHHLPDGSVDGAVLGNGKPGKPQFGRGELSAQMLPAFTAILSSPFPASGMPVKFDRTLYNGQNGYNPGTGIFTCPISGIYYFAYHVHVKGTNVWVALYKNNVPATYTYDEYKKGYLDQASGSAVLELKENDQVWIQMPSDQANGLYSTEYIHSSFSGFLLCPT, from the coding sequence ATATGCCTCCACTGCTGCCGATGGACCTCAAGGGGGAACCAGGACCACCGGGAAAACCAGGCCCGAGAGGACCACCTGGGCCACCAGGCTATCCCGGGAAACCAGGCACCGGGAAACCAGGACTTCATGGGCAACCTGGACCTGCTGGGCCCCCTGGCTTTTCCGGCATCGGCAAACCTGGCCTTCCAGGACTTCCGGGCAAGGCTGGCATGAAGGGGATGCCAGGGCCGTCAGGGGAGATCGGCCCACGAGGAGACCAAGGGCTGCGGGGCTGGCCGGGACCACCTGGATTGCCTGGGCCTGCTGGACTCTCTGTGAATGGGAAACCAGGCCCAAACGGGAGCCCGGGGCTCCCTGGATTCCGGGGAGAACCTGGGCCCAAAGGAGAACCCGGCCTGCGAGGCGAGCCTGGAGCAAAGGGCGAGAATGGGGTGGGGAAGCCCGGACTGACGGGCCCCCGAGGTAATGGGGGACTGCCTGGCCCTGCAGGACCTCCAGGCCTTCCAGGCCTTGGAAAACCTGGCCTGGATGGGTTGCCTGGGGCTCCGGGAAGCAAAGGGGACTTGGGGCTTCCGGGGGAGCCAGGGCTCAGTGGACAACCTGGGCCTATGGGCCCTCGTGGTCCTCCAGGTCTGGACGGCACTGGGCTGCCTGGCATAGCTGGCATGCCGGGTCTGCCAGGCCACTTGGGGCCTAAGGGTGAACCTGGCTTGCGTGGCCTTCCAGGGCTGCCTGGCGCTACAGGGTATGGGAAACCAGGGCTTCCTGGCTTGAAGGGGGACCGTGGGCAACCGGGAGTGCCAGGAGTAATCGGCGACAAAGGGGAGCCCGGGATGGACGGAGAGCCAGGGGAGATGGGGCCCCCTGGCTTGGTTGGAGGCCCTGGTCCTCAGGGTGTCATGGGTTTGCCAGGCAAGCATGGGCTCCCTGGCGTGAAAGGTGAAGTAGGGCCAAGTGGGCCTATGGGACCCCCAGGTCTGCGGGGAGACCAGGGGCCCAATGGCTTTGCGGGCAAGCCGGGGATTCCTGGGGAGAGAGGGCTCCCCGGTGCCACAGGGATGCCTGGCCCAATGGGTCCCAAGGGGGAAAGTGGCTTCATGGGGCTTCCCGGGGCCCCAGGCTCTACTGGACCCCATGGGATCAAGGGAGACGCTGGGATCCCAGGCCAACCAGGCCTCAGGGGCCCTTCAGGGATACCAGGTTTGCAAGGCCCCTCGGGTCCCATGGGCCCCCAAGGTTTGACAGGCTTGAAAGGTGAACCTGggcccccgggagcccctggaatcagCCGAGTTGGAGAGCCAGGCATGATAGGTCCTGCTGGCCCTCCAGGGGTTCCTGGAAATCCTGGCATCATTGGGCTCCCAGGACCCCCGGGTCCGCCTGGGGCCCCAGGAATATCGCCTGAGTTTCAGGGCCACCATTTGCCCGACGGAAGTGTTGATGGAGCAGTGTTGGGGAACGGCAAGCCTGGGAAACCGCAGTTTGGCCGAGGGGAACTCTCTGCCCAAATGTTGCCAGCTTTCACCGCCATCCTGAGCTCGCCTTTCCCAGCCTCAGGAATGCCCGTAAAATTCGACAGGACTTTGTACAATGGGCAGAACGGCTATAACCCAGGAACAGGCATCTTCACTTGTCCCATTTCTGGCATCTATTACTTCGCCTATCACGTCCACGTGAAAGGAACCAATGTCTGGGTGGCCCTTTATAAAAACAACGTGCCGGCCACCTACACTTACGACGAGTACAAAAAGGGCTATTTAGACCAAGCGTCGGGCAGCGCCGTGCTTGAACTCAAGGAAAACGACCAAGTCTGGATCCAGATGCCATCAGACCAAGCCAACGGTCTCTACTCCACCGAATATATCCATTCTTCTTTTTCCGGATTCCTTCTCTGCCCCACATAA
- the COL8A2 gene encoding collagen alpha-2(VIII) chain isoform X2, whose amino-acid sequence MFHEVALWLLVGIRIAAIAGGGPGGGYAQMKYMQPVVKGPLGPPFREDMPPLLPMDLKGEPGPPGKPGPRGPPGPPGYPGKPGTGKPGLHGQPGPAGPPGFSGIGKPGLPGLPGKAGMKGMPGPSGEIGPRGDQGLRGWPGPPGLPGPAGLSVNGKPGPNGSPGLPGFRGEPGPKGEPGLRGEPGAKGENGVGKPGLTGPRGNGGLPGPAGPPGLPGLGKPGLDGLPGAPGSKGDLGLPGEPGLSGQPGPMGPRGPPGLDGTGLPGIAGMPGLPGHLGPKGEPGLRGLPGLPGATGYGKPGLPGLKGDRGQPGVPGVIGDKGEPGMDGEPGEMGPPGLVGGPGPQGVMGLPGKHGLPGVKGEVGPSGPMGPPGLRGDQGPNGFAGKPGIPGERGLPGATGMPGPMGPKGESGFMGLPGAPGSTGPHGIKGDAGIPGQPGLRGPSGIPGLQGPSGPMGPQGLTGLKGEPGPPGAPGISRVGEPGMIGPAGPPGVPGNPGIIGLPGPPGPPGAPGISPEFQGHHLPDGSVDGAVLGNGKPGKPQFGRGELSAQMLPAFTAILSSPFPASGMPVKFDRTLYNGQNGYNPGTGIFTCPISGIYYFAYHVHVKGTNVWVALYKNNVPATYTYDEYKKGYLDQASGSAVLELKENDQVWIQMPSDQANGLYSTEYIHSSFSGFLLCPT is encoded by the coding sequence ATATGCCTCCACTGCTGCCGATGGACCTCAAGGGGGAACCAGGACCACCGGGAAAACCAGGCCCGAGAGGACCACCTGGGCCACCAGGCTATCCCGGGAAACCAGGCACCGGGAAACCAGGACTTCATGGGCAACCTGGACCTGCTGGGCCCCCTGGCTTTTCCGGCATCGGCAAACCTGGCCTTCCAGGACTTCCGGGCAAGGCTGGCATGAAGGGGATGCCAGGGCCGTCAGGGGAGATCGGCCCACGAGGAGACCAAGGGCTGCGGGGCTGGCCGGGACCACCTGGATTGCCTGGGCCTGCTGGACTCTCTGTGAATGGGAAACCAGGCCCAAACGGGAGCCCGGGGCTCCCTGGATTCCGGGGAGAACCTGGGCCCAAAGGAGAACCCGGCCTGCGAGGCGAGCCTGGAGCAAAGGGCGAGAATGGGGTGGGGAAGCCCGGACTGACGGGCCCCCGAGGTAATGGGGGACTGCCTGGCCCTGCAGGACCTCCAGGCCTTCCAGGCCTTGGAAAACCTGGCCTGGATGGGTTGCCTGGGGCTCCGGGAAGCAAAGGGGACTTGGGGCTTCCGGGGGAGCCAGGGCTCAGTGGACAACCTGGGCCTATGGGCCCTCGTGGTCCTCCAGGTCTGGACGGCACTGGGCTGCCTGGCATAGCTGGCATGCCGGGTCTGCCAGGCCACTTGGGGCCTAAGGGTGAACCTGGCTTGCGTGGCCTTCCAGGGCTGCCTGGCGCTACAGGGTATGGGAAACCAGGGCTTCCTGGCTTGAAGGGGGACCGTGGGCAACCGGGAGTGCCAGGAGTAATCGGCGACAAAGGGGAGCCCGGGATGGACGGAGAGCCAGGGGAGATGGGGCCCCCTGGCTTGGTTGGAGGCCCTGGTCCTCAGGGTGTCATGGGTTTGCCAGGCAAGCATGGGCTCCCTGGCGTGAAAGGTGAAGTAGGGCCAAGTGGGCCTATGGGACCCCCAGGTCTGCGGGGAGACCAGGGGCCCAATGGCTTTGCGGGCAAGCCGGGGATTCCTGGGGAGAGAGGGCTCCCCGGTGCCACAGGGATGCCTGGCCCAATGGGTCCCAAGGGGGAAAGTGGCTTCATGGGGCTTCCCGGGGCCCCAGGCTCTACTGGACCCCATGGGATCAAGGGAGACGCTGGGATCCCAGGCCAACCAGGCCTCAGGGGCCCTTCAGGGATACCAGGTTTGCAAGGCCCCTCGGGTCCCATGGGCCCCCAAGGTTTGACAGGCTTGAAAGGTGAACCTGggcccccgggagcccctggaatcagCCGAGTTGGAGAGCCAGGCATGATAGGTCCTGCTGGCCCTCCAGGGGTTCCTGGAAATCCTGGCATCATTGGGCTCCCAGGACCCCCGGGTCCGCCTGGGGCCCCAGGAATATCGCCTGAGTTTCAGGGCCACCATTTGCCCGACGGAAGTGTTGATGGAGCAGTGTTGGGGAACGGCAAGCCTGGGAAACCGCAGTTTGGCCGAGGGGAACTCTCTGCCCAAATGTTGCCAGCTTTCACCGCCATCCTGAGCTCGCCTTTCCCAGCCTCAGGAATGCCCGTAAAATTCGACAGGACTTTGTACAATGGGCAGAACGGCTATAACCCAGGAACAGGCATCTTCACTTGTCCCATTTCTGGCATCTATTACTTCGCCTATCACGTCCACGTGAAAGGAACCAATGTCTGGGTGGCCCTTTATAAAAACAACGTGCCGGCCACCTACACTTACGACGAGTACAAAAAGGGCTATTTAGACCAAGCGTCGGGCAGCGCCGTGCTTGAACTCAAGGAAAACGACCAAGTCTGGATCCAGATGCCATCAGACCAAGCCAACGGTCTCTACTCCACCGAATATATCCATTCTTCTTTTTCCGGATTCCTTCTCTGCCCCACATAA